GTCCTCTTCCACTATGCCCCTACAAGATCGGGGGATGTTCCCAGGGAGATCCTCGAGGGGTACCAGGGGTATCTGCAAACCGATGCTTTCTCGGCCTATGATCAGTTCGACAGGCCGGGGTCCAGGATTGTGCTCATCGGGTGCATGGCGCATGTGAGAAGAAACTTCGTCAAAGTCATCGATGCCCGGGGAAAGGGGGCGAAGAAGACCGGGAGTGCCGAGGTCGCCCTCGAATACATCCGAAAGCTCTACGCCATTGAAAAGGTGGCTCGGGAGCGCAAGCTTACTCCTGACGAAATCCGTGCTCTCAGGAAAAAAGAAGCCGAGCCGATCCTCAAGGAGTTTAAAGCCTGGATGAAGGGGCGCCTGCCGCAGACCCCACCCAAGGGGCTTCTGGGCAAAGCCCTGAGCTATGCCCTCAACCACTGGCACAAACTCATCCGCTATCTGGAGGACGGCCGCATTCCCATAGACAACAACATGGCGGAGAATGCCATCCGACCCTTTGTGGTCGGTCGAAAAAACTGGCTGTTCAACGGGCACCCCAACGGAGCCAAGGCTGCCGCCACCCTCTACAGCCTGATTGAGACAGCCAGAGCCTGCGGCCTGGAACCTTACCAGTATCTGCGCTATCTCTTTGAGAGGCTTCCCTTTGCCCGCAGTGAGGAAGATCACCTGGCTTTGCTTCCTCAGATGCTCACCCCGGAGCAGTTGACTCGCTCTCTCCAGTAGGTTACCCCTGCCTTCCAGTACGCGCTCGTCCGTCATCTTCAAGGACTCATCCTGCCATGGCAGCCTTCAGCTTGGAAGGTGTACTTGCCAAGACGCTTACACTTTTCAGGGGGAGCGGCCATGAGATGGCCGCTTAGCCCAAGTTGAAGGCAACAGGGATGGCCCTACCTTTTTCGATCAGGTACTCAAGTGCATTGAGTCCAATCTGAAAGAGACTCAGATCACACCGATGCTTTCGGTGAAAGATCGTGTGCCAGCCTTGGCGCACGGCCTCGACTCCCAAACAGATGATCCAGTAGTAGGCCAGGCACGCTGCGATCATCAGACGGCCCAAGCGGGCTGGATCGGATAAATGGCTCTTGTGCAGGTAGAAACCACGGCTTTTCTGATCGGAAAAGAACGTTTCGATTTTAAATCGCTTTTTGTAAACGCTACAGGCGTCTTCGACGGATTCCATGTTGGTGACGAGAAAGATGGGCTCCTTGTAGCCATTTCCCCACCAGGCGATGGCCGTAACAGGGCCATATTCTTCCCTGGAAAAAGAGACTTGGGGAGCAACGAGCGTTTCTCCCGCCTGGAGGTTGCAGGCCATGTCCTCAAAGGAGAACTCGTGATCCTCCGTGCTGAGCATGATGGTTGAAGCTGTACGTGATACATACTGCCAGCCCCATTGGTTGACAGTCTTTTGGTAGTCAACACCATCAAATTCCCCGTCCCCTACCAGGATGATTTGAGCCTCGGCGGGAAGGAGGGAGTGAACACGATCGAGAAGTTCAAGATGGATTTCTTCAGGGAAATGCCCCTTCTTACCTTCTCTGACGATCCACGCCAGGGGAAACAGTCTCTTTTTGTAGACAATGCC
This region of Desulforhabdus amnigena genomic DNA includes:
- a CDS encoding IS4 family transposase is translated as MSDTQKRHRAVRNALKRMYPGDPKGNLARHLNTLASMIGGIVGSQSTNLPDVARKATVEPYANKKRANRESRVKRFSRWIDNERISQEIYFMPFAQILIAALASMSLVLAIDGSAVGMGCTALVIGIVYKKRLFPLAWIVREGKKGHFPEEIHLELLDRVHSLLPAEAQIILVGDGEFDGVDYQKTVNQWGWQYVSRTASTIMLSTEDHEFSFEDMACNLQAGETLVAPQVSFSREEYGPVTAIAWWGNGYKEPIFLVTNMESVEDACSVYKKRFKIETFFSDQKSRGFYLHKSHLSDPARLGRLMIAACLAYYWIICLGVEAVRQGWHTIFHRKHRCDLSLFQIGLNALEYLIEKGRAIPVAFNLG